A window of Pseudomonas monteilii contains these coding sequences:
- a CDS encoding peroxiredoxin, with the protein MKARIQWAGEAMFLGESGSGHVVVMDGPPEAGGRNLGVRPMEMLLLGLGGCSSFDIVSILKKSRQRVESCEAFLDADRADEEPKVFTRIHMNFVVKGRGLKEAQVKRAVELSAEKYCSASIMLERAGVEVTHGYEIVELD; encoded by the coding sequence ATGAAGGCGCGTATCCAGTGGGCCGGCGAGGCCATGTTCCTTGGTGAATCAGGCAGCGGGCACGTGGTCGTCATGGACGGCCCACCCGAGGCCGGGGGGCGGAACCTGGGCGTGCGTCCGATGGAAATGCTTTTGCTGGGCCTGGGCGGCTGCAGCAGTTTCGACATCGTGAGCATCCTGAAGAAGTCACGTCAGCGCGTGGAAAGCTGCGAGGCGTTCCTGGACGCCGATCGGGCCGACGAAGAGCCAAAAGTCTTCACTCGCATCCACATGAATTTCGTGGTCAAGGGGCGTGGGCTGAAAGAAGCCCAGGTCAAGCGCGCCGTGGAGTTGTCGGCGGAGAAGTATTGCTCGGCCTCCATCATGCTCGAGCGTGCGGGCGTGGAAGTCACCCACGGCTACGAGATCGTCGAGCTGGACTGA
- a CDS encoding 2-octaprenyl-3-methyl-6-methoxy-1,4-benzoquinol hydroxylase yields MATERHYSPLDRVLLQADTALRTLLPFSGQPSRPSPAVVKPDVQLDEPQARHVAGLMRINHTGEVCAQALYQGQALTAKLPQVRKAMEHAAEEEIDHLAWCEQRIRQLNSHPSVLNPLFYGMSFGIGAFAGLVSDKVSLGFVAATERQVCKHLDEHLAQLPTEDEKSRAILEQMLTDEAHHAESALDAGGYRFPAPVRFGMSLLAKVMTKSTYRI; encoded by the coding sequence ATGGCTACCGAACGTCACTACTCGCCGCTCGACCGCGTGCTGCTGCAGGCCGATACCGCCCTGCGCACGCTGCTGCCCTTCAGCGGCCAACCGTCCCGTCCCTCTCCCGCCGTCGTCAAGCCCGACGTCCAGCTGGACGAGCCTCAGGCCCGGCACGTTGCCGGTCTTATGCGCATCAACCACACCGGCGAAGTCTGCGCCCAGGCGCTGTACCAAGGGCAGGCGCTGACGGCGAAACTGCCGCAGGTCCGCAAGGCCATGGAGCACGCCGCCGAAGAAGAGATCGATCACCTGGCCTGGTGCGAGCAGCGCATTCGCCAGCTCAACAGTCACCCCAGTGTCCTCAACCCGCTGTTCTACGGCATGTCGTTCGGCATTGGCGCCTTTGCCGGGCTGGTCAGCGACAAGGTCAGCCTGGGGTTCGTCGCCGCGACCGAGCGGCAAGTGTGCAAGCACCTGGATGAGCACCTGGCGCAGCTGCCCACCGAGGACGAAAAGTCCCGCGCGATTCTCGAACAGATGCTGACCGACGAAGCGCACCACGCTGAGTCCGCGCTCGATGCCGGCGGCTACCGCTTCCCCGCTCCGGTACGCTTCGGCATGAGCCTGCTGGCCAAGGTCATGACCAAGAGTACCTACCGTATCTGA
- a CDS encoding histidine triad nucleotide-binding protein: METLFTKIINREIPAKIIYEDDQVLAFHDIAPQAPVHFLVIPKKPIRTLNDLQEDDKLLAGHILFTAQRLAKELGCEDGFRVVMNCNELGGQTVYHIHLHVLGQRQMNWPPG; encoded by the coding sequence GTGGAGACTCTCTTCACCAAGATCATCAACCGGGAAATCCCGGCCAAGATCATCTACGAGGACGACCAGGTCCTGGCCTTTCACGACATTGCCCCGCAGGCCCCGGTGCACTTTCTGGTCATCCCGAAAAAGCCCATCCGCACCCTCAACGACCTGCAGGAAGACGACAAGCTCCTGGCCGGCCACATCCTGTTCACGGCGCAGCGCCTGGCCAAGGAACTGGGTTGCGAGGACGGTTTCCGCGTCGTCATGAACTGCAATGAACTGGGTGGCCAGACGGTCTACCACATCCATCTGCACGTGCTCGGCCAGCGCCAGATGAACTGGCCGCCGGGCTGA
- a CDS encoding short-chain dehydrogenase has translation MTRYAMITGASSGLGLALAEALARRGRNLILVARHREALEPIALELTQRFGVEVLFRACDLSEPLRVSGFVLELEEGEHRVDLLVNCAGLRSYGPFLAQEWADEQDLLEVNIMTLTRLCHAVGNLMALHGGGQILNVAALAAHAPGPWMAGYAASKAYVLSFSEALREELKRIGIQVSVLCPGPVQSPRRRIPRLEGRRRCLSAEEVALYTVRALDKNRALIQPDDRYRWLALAPRLLPRWLTRKLAGVIHQRYRPLGIE, from the coding sequence ATGACCCGTTACGCCATGATCACCGGCGCCTCCAGTGGCCTGGGCCTGGCCCTGGCCGAGGCCTTGGCACGGCGCGGGCGCAACCTCATTCTGGTGGCACGCCACCGCGAAGCCCTGGAGCCCATCGCCCTCGAACTGACCCAGCGGTTCGGCGTCGAGGTGCTGTTCCGTGCCTGTGACCTGAGCGAACCGCTGCGCGTATCGGGTTTCGTGCTCGAGCTGGAAGAAGGCGAGCACCGGGTCGACCTGCTGGTCAACTGCGCGGGTCTGCGTTCCTATGGGCCATTCCTGGCACAGGAGTGGGCCGACGAGCAGGACCTGCTCGAAGTCAACATCATGACCCTGACGCGCCTGTGCCACGCCGTGGGCAACCTCATGGCGCTGCACGGCGGAGGGCAGATCCTCAACGTGGCGGCCCTGGCGGCCCATGCGCCCGGTCCGTGGATGGCGGGCTACGCGGCCAGCAAGGCCTATGTCCTGAGCTTTTCCGAGGCCCTGCGCGAGGAACTCAAGCGGATCGGCATCCAGGTCTCGGTGCTCTGCCCTGGCCCGGTCCAATCACCACGGCGGCGCATTCCACGGCTGGAAGGCAGGCGCCGCTGCCTGAGCGCCGAAGAAGTCGCCCTGTATACGGTGCGGGCGCTGGACAAGAACCGCGCACTGATCCAGCCGGACGATCGCTATCGCTGGCTGGCGCTGGCACCGCGCCTGCTGCCCCGCTGGCTGACCCGCAAGCTGGCAGGCGTCATCCACCAGCGCTATCGACCGCTGGGTATCGAATAG
- a CDS encoding N-acetyl-gamma-glutamyl-phosphate reductase, whose amino-acid sequence MIKVGIVGGTGYTGVELLRLLAQHPQADVVVITSRSEAGLPVEDMYPNLRGHYDGLKFSVPDTKTLAACDVVFFATPHGVAHALAGELLDAGTRIIDLSADFRLQDAVEWEKWYGQPHGAPDQLPGAVYGLPEVNREKIRQARLIAVPGCYPTATQLGFLPLLESGLADPMRLIADCKSGVSGAGRGAAVGSLFCEAGESMKAYAVKGHRHLPEISQGLRLAAGGEIGLTFVPHLTPMIRGIHATLYATVADTSVDLQALFEKRYADEPFVDVMPAGSHPETRSVRGANMCRIAVHRPQGGDLVVVLSVIDNLVKGASGQAVQNLNILFGLDERLGLAHAGMLP is encoded by the coding sequence ATGATCAAGGTCGGTATCGTCGGCGGCACGGGCTACACCGGTGTCGAACTGCTGCGTCTGCTGGCGCAGCATCCACAGGCCGACGTGGTGGTCATCACCTCGCGTTCGGAAGCCGGTTTGCCGGTCGAGGACATGTACCCCAATCTGCGAGGCCACTACGACGGCTTGAAGTTCAGCGTACCGGACACCAAAACCCTGGCGGCGTGCGATGTGGTCTTCTTCGCCACACCCCATGGGGTCGCCCATGCCCTGGCCGGTGAGCTGCTGGATGCCGGCACCCGGATCATCGACCTGTCCGCCGATTTTCGTCTGCAGGACGCCGTCGAATGGGAAAAATGGTACGGCCAGCCCCATGGTGCACCCGATCAACTGCCGGGGGCGGTCTACGGCCTGCCTGAAGTCAATCGCGAGAAGATTCGCCAGGCGCGCCTGATCGCGGTGCCAGGCTGCTACCCGACCGCCACGCAGCTGGGTTTCCTGCCGCTGCTGGAATCCGGCCTGGCCGACCCGATGCGCCTGATCGCCGACTGCAAGTCCGGCGTCAGTGGTGCAGGGCGCGGGGCGGCGGTCGGCTCGCTGTTCTGCGAGGCGGGCGAGAGCATGAAAGCCTACGCGGTCAAAGGGCATCGCCACCTGCCCGAAATCAGCCAAGGTTTGCGGCTGGCCGCAGGAGGCGAGATCGGCCTGACCTTCGTGCCGCACCTGACCCCGATGATTCGCGGTATCCACGCCACCCTGTATGCGACCGTGGCCGACACGTCGGTCGATCTGCAGGCGCTGTTCGAGAAACGCTATGCCGACGAGCCGTTCGTCGATGTGATGCCGGCGGGTAGCCATCCGGAGACGCGCAGCGTACGGGGCGCCAACATGTGCCGTATTGCGGTTCACCGTCCACAAGGGGGTGATCTGGTCGTGGTGCTGTCGGTGATCGACAACCTGGTCAAGGGGGCGTCTGGGCAGGCTGTGCAGAACCTGAACATCCTCTTCGGGCTGGACGAGCGCCTGGGTCTGGCCCATGCGGGCATGCTGCCCTAG
- a CDS encoding iron-sulfur cluster insertion protein ErpA, producing the protein MSVETFTPTILEFTEGAAHKVKTLVTEEGNDRLKLRVFVTGGGCSGFQYGFTFDEDVADDDTVVEREGVALVVDPMSFQYLAGAQVDYQEGLEGSRFIIKNPNATTTCGCGSSFSI; encoded by the coding sequence ATGAGTGTCGAAACCTTCACCCCTACCATCCTGGAGTTCACCGAAGGGGCCGCGCACAAGGTCAAGACCTTGGTGACCGAGGAAGGCAACGATCGTCTCAAGTTGCGCGTCTTCGTCACGGGTGGCGGTTGCTCGGGCTTCCAGTACGGCTTCACGTTCGATGAGGATGTGGCCGATGACGATACCGTGGTCGAGCGCGAGGGCGTGGCGCTGGTGGTCGATCCCATGAGCTTCCAGTACCTGGCAGGCGCCCAGGTGGATTACCAGGAAGGCCTGGAAGGCTCGCGGTTCATCATCAAGAACCCGAATGCCACCACCACCTGCGGGTGTGGTTCGTCCTTCTCGATCTGA
- a CDS encoding anhydro-N-acetylmuramic acid kinase, with protein sequence MALYIGVMSGTSLDGLDIALVKQSESVRLLASRYLPMPGDLRQALLALCASGPDEVARAALAENHWASLAADGVNTLLAEQGLLPADIRAIGSHGQTIRHEPARGFTVQIGNPALLAERTGITVVSDFRRRDVAAGGQGAPLVPAFHEALFADLKQPLAVLNVGGFSNLSLVEPDMPVRGFDCGPGNVLLDAWIERIQGQPFDADGRWAASGRLSQPLLDALLAAPFFAGNGPKSTGREVFNLPWLDNHLAAQGPLADHDVQATLLELTARSIVDALLQAQPHCQRVLVCGGGARNGALMQRLAHLLPGVNVASTAAQGVDPDWMEAMAFAWLAHCCLEGIPANRPSVTAARGLRVLGAIYPA encoded by the coding sequence ATGGCGCTCTATATCGGGGTGATGTCCGGCACCAGCCTGGACGGGCTGGACATTGCCCTGGTGAAGCAGAGCGAATCCGTTCGCCTGCTGGCCAGCCGCTACCTGCCCATGCCAGGCGATCTTCGCCAGGCCCTGCTCGCCTTGTGCGCCAGCGGGCCAGATGAAGTGGCACGCGCAGCTTTGGCCGAGAACCACTGGGCCAGCCTTGCAGCCGACGGGGTGAACACCCTGCTCGCCGAGCAAGGCTTATTGCCCGCGGACATCCGTGCCATCGGCAGCCACGGGCAAACCATCCGCCATGAACCGGCGCGTGGCTTCACGGTGCAGATCGGCAACCCGGCCCTACTAGCCGAGCGGACCGGCATCACGGTCGTCAGCGATTTCAGACGCCGCGATGTGGCGGCGGGCGGCCAAGGTGCGCCGTTGGTGCCAGCCTTCCACGAAGCATTGTTCGCCGACCTCAAGCAACCCCTTGCCGTCCTGAACGTCGGCGGCTTCAGCAACCTCAGCCTGGTCGAACCCGACATGCCCGTGCGGGGCTTCGACTGCGGCCCCGGCAATGTGCTGCTGGATGCCTGGATCGAGCGCATTCAGGGCCAGCCCTTCGACGCCGACGGTCGATGGGCCGCCAGCGGGCGCTTGTCGCAACCCTTGCTCGATGCCTTGCTGGCAGCGCCTTTCTTTGCGGGGAATGGCCCCAAGAGCACGGGGCGCGAAGTCTTCAACCTGCCGTGGCTGGACAACCATCTGGCCGCTCAAGGCCCGCTCGCGGACCACGACGTGCAGGCGACCCTGCTGGAGCTTACCGCGCGCAGCATCGTCGATGCGTTGCTTCAGGCACAGCCCCACTGCCAGAGGGTTCTGGTCTGTGGCGGTGGTGCACGCAATGGTGCGCTGATGCAGCGCCTGGCCCATCTCCTGCCAGGGGTGAACGTTGCCAGTACCGCCGCGCAAGGTGTAGATCCGGATTGGATGGAAGCCATGGCATTCGCCTGGCTCGCCCACTGCTGCCTGGAAGGTATCCCGGCCAACCGTCCGAGCGTGACGGCAGCACGGGGGCTACGCGTGCTGGGCGCCATCTACCCTGCCTGA
- a CDS encoding peptidase M23 produces the protein MTNDTPKAPPLYPKSHLLAASGLAALLSLALLVFPTSDVEAKKTTLSLELDSPVEQLKDDSRTAPLVQSNNQQASPFAQIDTPAAAAKPSEETAATAPAKALPSHREVKVAKGDTLSTLFAKVGLPANVVHDVLASSKQAKQFSQLKHGQVLQFEFDKDGALALLHTKVNNLESIRLARTDKGFTFEREISKPVVRTAYAHGVINSSLAASAQRAGLSHSMTMDMARVLGYDIDFAQDIRPGDEFDVVYEQKVMDGKVVGTGNILSARFTNRGKTYTAVRYTNKQGNTSYYTADGNSLRKAFIRTPVDFARISSRFSAGRKHPILNKIRAHKGVDYAAPRGTPIKAAGDGKVLLAGRRGGYGNTVIIKHGNAYQTLYGHMQGFAKGVTTGSTVKQGQVIGYIGTTGLSTGPHLHYEFQVNGVHVDPLSQKVPMADPIAKAERQRFLQQSKPLIARMDQEKATLLASNKR, from the coding sequence ATGACCAACGACACGCCTAAAGCGCCTCCGCTTTATCCGAAGAGCCATCTATTGGCCGCCAGCGGCCTCGCCGCCCTCCTCAGCCTGGCACTTCTGGTCTTTCCTACCAGCGACGTGGAAGCCAAGAAGACCACCCTCAGCCTTGAACTGGATAGCCCGGTCGAGCAACTCAAGGACGATTCGCGCACGGCGCCGCTCGTGCAATCGAACAACCAGCAAGCTTCGCCCTTCGCCCAGATCGACACACCGGCTGCGGCCGCCAAGCCCTCCGAAGAAACGGCCGCCACTGCCCCTGCCAAAGCCCTGCCGAGCCATCGGGAAGTGAAGGTCGCCAAGGGCGATACGCTGTCCACGCTGTTCGCCAAGGTGGGCCTGCCCGCCAACGTGGTTCACGACGTGCTCGCCAGCAGCAAGCAGGCCAAGCAGTTCAGCCAGCTCAAGCATGGCCAGGTGCTGCAGTTCGAATTCGACAAGGACGGTGCCCTGGCCCTGCTGCACACCAAGGTCAACAACCTCGAAAGCATCCGCCTGGCGCGCACCGACAAAGGGTTCACCTTCGAGCGCGAAATCAGCAAGCCCGTGGTACGCACGGCCTATGCCCACGGCGTGATCAACAGCTCGCTGGCCGCTTCGGCGCAGCGTGCCGGTCTGTCCCACAGCATGACCATGGACATGGCCCGCGTCCTGGGCTACGACATCGACTTCGCCCAGGACATCCGCCCTGGCGACGAATTCGACGTGGTCTACGAGCAGAAGGTCATGGACGGCAAGGTCGTCGGCACCGGCAACATCCTCTCCGCCCGCTTCACCAACCGCGGCAAGACCTACACCGCGGTGCGCTACACCAACAAGCAGGGCAACACCAGCTACTACACCGCCGATGGCAACAGCCTGCGCAAGGCCTTCATTCGCACCCCGGTAGACTTCGCCCGCATCAGTTCGCGTTTCTCCGCCGGGCGCAAGCATCCGATCCTCAACAAGATCCGTGCCCACAAGGGCGTCGACTACGCGGCGCCACGCGGCACGCCGATCAAGGCGGCAGGCGATGGCAAGGTGCTGCTGGCCGGACGTCGCGGCGGCTACGGCAACACCGTGATCATCAAGCATGGCAACGCCTACCAGACGCTCTACGGGCACATGCAGGGCTTCGCCAAGGGCGTCACCACCGGCAGCACCGTCAAACAGGGCCAGGTGATCGGCTACATCGGCACCACGGGCCTGTCCACCGGCCCGCACTTGCACTATGAATTCCAGGTCAACGGCGTTCACGTGGACCCGCTGAGCCAGAAAGTGCCCATGGCCGACCCGATCGCCAAGGCCGAACGCCAGCGCTTCCTGCAGCAGAGCAAACCCCTGATCGCCCGCATGGATCAGGAAAAAGCCACCCTGCTCGCCTCCAACAAGCGCTGA
- a CDS encoding tyrosine--tRNA ligase (catalyzes the formation of tyrosyl-tRNA(Tyr) from tyrosine and tRNA(Tyr)): MKSVEEQLALIKRGAEEVLVESELVEKLKRGEPLRIKAGFDPTAPDLHLGHTVLINKLRQFQELGHQVIFLIGDFTGMIGDPSGKSATRPPLTREQVLDNAETYKQQVFKILDPAKTEVAFNSTWMDLLTPADFIRLASQYTVARMLERDDFDKRYSSNQPIAIHEFLYPLVQGYDSVALKADVELGGTDQKFNLLMGRELQRAYGQEAQNIVTMPLLEGLDGVKKMSKSLGNYVGIQEAPGVMYSKLVSIPDTLMWRYFELLSFRSMEEIDQLRADVQAGANPRDVKIKLAEEIVARFHGEEAAASAHRAAGNRMKEGELPEDLPEVEIVSNEDMPIAAVLNRAGLVKNSATARDLLNAGTVKVDGDSVDRGFMFTVGSTHVCQAGKKAFARITLKTE; encoded by the coding sequence ATGAAGTCGGTTGAAGAACAGCTGGCGCTTATCAAGCGCGGTGCGGAAGAGGTGCTGGTCGAGTCGGAACTGGTCGAGAAGCTCAAGCGTGGTGAGCCGCTGCGCATCAAGGCCGGCTTCGACCCGACCGCGCCGGACTTGCACCTGGGCCATACGGTGTTGATCAACAAGCTGCGCCAGTTCCAGGAGCTGGGGCATCAGGTGATCTTCCTGATCGGTGACTTCACCGGGATGATCGGTGACCCCAGCGGCAAGAGCGCCACGCGTCCACCACTGACGCGTGAGCAGGTACTGGACAACGCCGAGACCTACAAGCAGCAGGTCTTCAAGATTCTGGATCCGGCCAAGACCGAGGTGGCGTTCAACTCCACCTGGATGGACCTGCTCACACCGGCCGACTTCATTCGCCTGGCGTCGCAGTACACCGTGGCCCGCATGCTGGAGCGCGACGACTTCGACAAGCGGTATTCCAGCAATCAGCCCATCGCTATCCATGAGTTCCTCTATCCATTGGTGCAGGGGTACGACTCGGTCGCGCTCAAGGCGGACGTCGAGCTGGGCGGGACCGATCAGAAATTCAACCTGCTGATGGGGCGCGAGTTGCAGCGCGCCTATGGGCAGGAAGCGCAGAACATCGTCACCATGCCGCTGCTCGAAGGGCTCGACGGCGTGAAGAAGATGTCCAAGTCGCTGGGCAATTATGTCGGCATCCAGGAAGCGCCCGGCGTGATGTACAGCAAGCTCGTGTCGATTCCCGATACCTTGATGTGGCGTTACTTCGAGTTGCTGAGCTTCCGTTCCATGGAAGAGATCGATCAGTTGCGCGCCGATGTGCAGGCCGGTGCCAACCCGCGCGACGTCAAGATCAAGCTGGCCGAAGAGATCGTGGCGCGGTTCCATGGCGAAGAGGCGGCAGCCAGCGCGCACCGTGCCGCCGGCAATCGCATGAAAGAAGGTGAGTTGCCCGAGGATCTGCCCGAGGTCGAGATCGTGTCGAATGAAGACATGCCGATCGCGGCCGTGCTGAACCGGGCGGGGCTGGTCAAGAACTCGGCAACTGCACGGGACCTGCTCAATGCGGGTACGGTGAAGGTGGATGGCGACAGCGTGGATCGTGGGTTCATGTTCACCGTGGGCAGCACGCATGTGTGCCAGGCAGGCAAGAAGGCGTTTGCACGGATCACGCTGAAGACTGAGTGA
- a CDS encoding biotin--protein ligase translates to MLKLLNLLKDGRFHSGQDLGFALGVSRAAVWKQLQHLESEFGVTVHKVRGRGYQLANALTLLDPGVIQQHSQPGVWPVSVHEALDSTNAQALRDLAEGARAPFLVLAERQSAGRGRRGRQWVSPFAENVYYSLVLRIEGGMRQLEGLSLVVGLAVMQVLRDLGVVKAGLKWPNDVLVGERKIAGILLELVGDPADVCHVVIGIGINVNMQENDSVTQQWTSIRHETGSHLDRNVLIAQLNRQLDSELQRHAAQGFGAFKEAWEQANLWQGKAVSLIAGVQTIDGIVMGVDDQGGLRLSVDGVEKSFSGGELSLRLKHDT, encoded by the coding sequence ATGCTGAAGTTGTTGAATCTCCTAAAGGATGGCCGCTTTCATTCGGGGCAGGACCTGGGTTTTGCACTGGGCGTCAGCCGCGCCGCTGTCTGGAAGCAGCTGCAGCACTTGGAGAGCGAGTTCGGTGTGACGGTGCACAAGGTCAGGGGTCGCGGTTACCAGTTGGCCAACGCTCTCACCCTGCTCGATCCTGGTGTCATCCAGCAGCACTCCCAACCAGGCGTATGGCCCGTGTCAGTGCACGAAGCCCTCGATTCGACCAATGCACAAGCACTGCGTGATCTTGCAGAGGGCGCGCGCGCGCCCTTCCTGGTCTTGGCCGAGCGGCAAAGCGCAGGTCGGGGTCGCCGAGGTCGTCAATGGGTCAGTCCTTTTGCCGAGAACGTGTACTACAGCCTCGTGCTGCGTATCGAAGGTGGCATGAGGCAGCTGGAAGGCCTGAGCCTGGTCGTGGGGCTGGCCGTGATGCAGGTCCTGCGTGACCTGGGTGTGGTCAAGGCCGGGCTGAAGTGGCCGAACGATGTGCTGGTCGGTGAGCGCAAGATCGCGGGTATCCTGCTCGAGCTGGTGGGCGATCCTGCCGATGTGTGTCATGTCGTGATAGGCATCGGCATCAACGTCAACATGCAGGAGAACGACAGCGTCACTCAGCAATGGACCTCGATCAGGCATGAGACAGGCAGCCACCTGGACAGGAACGTGCTGATCGCTCAGCTCAATCGTCAGCTCGACAGCGAGCTGCAGCGGCATGCTGCCCAGGGTTTTGGCGCCTTCAAGGAAGCCTGGGAGCAGGCCAACCTGTGGCAGGGCAAGGCTGTGTCGCTGATCGCCGGCGTTCAAACCATCGACGGAATCGTCATGGGCGTCGATGACCAGGGCGGCTTGCGGCTGAGTGTCGACGGCGTAGAAAAGAGTTTCAGCGGCGGGGAGCTCAGTCTGAGGTTGAAGCATGATACTTGA
- a CDS encoding type III pantothenate kinase (type III; catalyzes the formation of (R)-4'-phosphopantothenate from (R)-pantothenate in coenzyme A biosynthesis; type III pantothenate kinases are not subject to feedback inhibition from coenzyme A and have a high Km for ATP) — MILELDCGNSFIKWRVIRFDTAEVVSGGFVETDHALLSAVQALNLSFQACRLVSVRGHEETVALCAALTAAFQVVPHTVKPVQSLAGVHNGYVDYQRLGLDRWLGALAGFHLAQGPCLVLDFGTAAKADFVDAHGQHLGGYICPGMPLMRRQLRTHTRQIRYDDASAERALEDMSPGRSTVEAVERGCVLMMQGFAKGQIEQAQARWGEGCTVFLTGGDAPLVREVAPQARLLPDLVFVGLAMACPLD, encoded by the coding sequence ATGATACTTGAGCTCGATTGCGGGAACAGTTTCATCAAATGGCGTGTGATTCGTTTCGACACGGCTGAGGTCGTGTCTGGCGGGTTCGTCGAGACCGATCACGCGCTTTTGAGCGCCGTGCAGGCATTGAACCTGAGCTTCCAGGCTTGCCGTCTGGTCAGCGTACGCGGCCACGAAGAAACCGTCGCCTTGTGCGCGGCGTTGACCGCGGCCTTCCAGGTCGTGCCGCACACCGTCAAGCCCGTGCAGTCTTTGGCAGGCGTGCACAATGGCTACGTCGACTATCAGCGATTGGGCCTGGATCGATGGCTGGGTGCGCTGGCGGGCTTTCATCTGGCCCAGGGTCCCTGCCTGGTGCTGGATTTCGGTACAGCCGCCAAGGCGGACTTCGTCGACGCGCACGGCCAGCACCTGGGGGGTTACATCTGTCCAGGCATGCCGCTGATGAGGCGACAACTGCGTACCCATACCCGGCAGATCCGCTATGACGATGCGTCAGCAGAGCGAGCCCTGGAAGACATGAGTCCGGGTCGTTCGACCGTAGAGGCTGTCGAGCGAGGCTGTGTGCTGATGATGCAGGGGTTTGCCAAGGGTCAGATAGAGCAGGCGCAGGCGCGTTGGGGGGAGGGGTGCACTGTCTTTCTTACCGGGGGTGATGCGCCGCTGGTGCGAGAGGTCGCTCCACAAGCGCGTCTGTTGCCGGACCTGGTGTTCGTGGGGCTGGCCATGGCCTGCCCATTAGACTGA
- a CDS encoding preprotein translocase subunit SecE has translation MTTKTEAQESRFDLFKWLAVVALVVIGVVGNQYYSAAPILYRVLALLALAAAAGFIALQTAKGKAFFTLAKEARTEIRKVVWPTRQETTQTTLIVVVVVLVMALLLWGLDSLLGWLVSLIVG, from the coding sequence ATGACCACCAAAACTGAAGCCCAAGAATCGCGTTTTGACCTTTTCAAGTGGCTGGCTGTTGTTGCATTGGTCGTCATTGGCGTCGTCGGCAATCAGTACTATTCTGCTGCGCCGATCCTGTACCGTGTTCTAGCACTCCTTGCTCTGGCTGCTGCTGCAGGCTTCATCGCCTTGCAGACTGCAAAAGGCAAGGCGTTCTTCACGTTGGCGAAGGAAGCCCGTACCGAGATTCGTAAAGTCGTGTGGCCAACCCGCCAAGAAACCACTCAAACCACGCTCATCGTTGTGGTCGTTGTGTTGGTCATGGCGCTGCTGCTGTGGGGGCTCGATTCCCTGCTCGGCTGGTTGGTTTCCTTGATTGTTGGCTAA
- a CDS encoding transcription termination/antitermination protein NusG: MAKRWYVVHAHSGYEKHVMRSLTERVKLHEMEDGFGEILVPTEEVVEMRNGQKRKSERKFFPGYVLVQMEMNEGTWHLVKDTPRVMGFIGGTADKPAPITDREAEAILRRVADGTDKPKPKTLFEVGESVRVNDGPFADFTGSVEEVNYEKNRLTVAVTIFGRSTPVELEFGQVEKV; this comes from the coding sequence GTGGCTAAGCGTTGGTACGTTGTGCATGCTCACTCGGGTTACGAGAAGCATGTGATGCGCTCTCTGACTGAGCGTGTGAAGCTGCACGAGATGGAAGACGGCTTTGGCGAAATTCTGGTCCCGACCGAAGAAGTGGTCGAGATGCGTAATGGCCAGAAGCGCAAGAGCGAGCGCAAGTTCTTCCCTGGCTACGTGCTAGTCCAGATGGAAATGAACGAAGGCACTTGGCACTTGGTCAAGGACACGCCGCGCGTCATGGGTTTCATCGGCGGTACCGCCGACAAGCCTGCGCCCATCACCGATCGTGAGGCCGAGGCCATTCTGCGTCGTGTTGCCGATGGCACCGACAAGCCGAAGCCCAAGACGTTGTTCGAAGTGGGTGAGTCGGTGCGTGTCAACGACGGCCCATTCGCCGACTTCACCGGCAGTGTCGAAGAAGTCAATTACGAAAAGAACCGGCTCACCGTAGCTGTGACTATTTTCGGTCGCTCCACCCCGGTGGAGCTCGAGTTCGGTCAGGTCGAGAAGGTCTAA